One Pseudomonas abieticivorans genomic region harbors:
- a CDS encoding MFS transporter, with protein MSEASAWAPFRNKAFRGLWLAGAVVNLAIWMQTVGAAWIMTTLTTSPALVSLVQTAMTLPVFLFAFPGGVIADRVDRRRWLIITQAMMLCAAVALGALAWCAHLQALGLLALTFVLGTGSALGMSAWMVTMVGVLSRDQVPAAVSLNGIAINATRALGPALAGALIAYWNTTSVFLVIALCMFVVLLFLFRLAPVPPETGLPPETLVGGMRSGLRYIRHSSVLGSALLQVLVFTSSASALWALMPLVAKQSLGMDAGGYGLLMAFLGAGAVIAALNLPRLYRRLSLRRLIIWGVLAFSAATLSAALAHDRYVVCAMMLLAGFGWMAVNATISTVVQTYAANWVRARVASLYVLTLMGSMAAGGAVWGALAEYLGLGHSLLLAGLLLPAGLLVTRKGHVELGQEADFAQVQATDKLPLMSTVSHAEGPVSVEIVYHVTQAERDGFLAAVYAVGKARRRNGAQGWRLYRDMADPHVYSERFIVESWLDYLRQQARVTRADHGQERLLAHFRREALQPRRLIYQPPT; from the coding sequence ATGAGCGAGGCTTCGGCGTGGGCGCCGTTTCGCAACAAAGCGTTCCGCGGCTTATGGCTGGCGGGCGCTGTGGTCAACCTGGCGATCTGGATGCAGACGGTGGGTGCAGCCTGGATCATGACCACCCTGACCACCTCGCCAGCTTTGGTGTCGCTGGTGCAAACCGCGATGACCTTGCCGGTGTTCCTGTTCGCCTTCCCGGGCGGGGTGATCGCCGACCGGGTGGACCGCCGCCGTTGGCTGATCATTACCCAGGCGATGATGCTGTGCGCCGCCGTGGCGTTGGGCGCCTTGGCCTGGTGTGCGCATTTGCAAGCCCTGGGCTTGCTGGCATTGACCTTTGTGCTGGGCACCGGCAGCGCCCTGGGCATGTCGGCGTGGATGGTGACCATGGTGGGCGTGCTGTCGCGCGACCAGGTGCCAGCCGCGGTGTCACTCAACGGCATTGCCATCAACGCCACCCGTGCCTTGGGCCCGGCGTTGGCGGGCGCGTTGATCGCCTACTGGAACACCACCTCGGTATTTTTGGTCATCGCCCTGTGCATGTTCGTGGTGCTGCTGTTTCTGTTTCGCCTGGCCCCTGTGCCTCCTGAGACGGGCCTGCCACCGGAAACCCTGGTGGGCGGCATGCGCAGCGGCCTGCGCTACATCCGTCATTCTTCGGTGCTGGGCAGCGCACTGCTGCAAGTGCTGGTGTTTACCAGCAGCGCCAGCGCGCTGTGGGCCTTGATGCCGCTGGTGGCCAAGCAGTCGCTGGGCATGGATGCCGGTGGCTACGGCCTGTTGATGGCGTTCCTGGGGGCTGGCGCGGTGATCGCGGCGCTGAACTTGCCGCGGTTGTACCGCCGCCTGAGCCTGCGGCGCTTGATCATATGGGGCGTGCTCGCGTTCAGCGCCGCCACCTTGAGTGCCGCGCTGGCGCACGACCGCTACGTGGTCTGCGCGATGATGCTGCTGGCCGGCTTCGGCTGGATGGCAGTGAACGCGACGATTTCCACCGTGGTGCAAACCTATGCTGCCAATTGGGTGCGGGCGCGGGTGGCTTCGCTGTACGTGTTGACCTTGATGGGCTCGATGGCGGCGGGCGGTGCAGTGTGGGGCGCCTTGGCCGAGTACCTGGGGCTTGGGCACAGCCTGTTGCTGGCGGGGCTGTTGTTACCGGCCGGGTTGCTGGTGACGCGCAAGGGCCACGTGGAATTGGGGCAGGAGGCCGACTTTGCCCAGGTGCAGGCCACCGACAAACTGCCGCTGATGAGCACGGTGAGCCACGCCGAAGGCCCGGTGTCGGTGGAAATCGTTTATCACGTGACCCAGGCCGAGCGCGACGGCTTCCTGGCTGCCGTGTACGCCGTCGGCAAGGCCCGGCGGCGCAACGGCGCGCAGGGTTGGCGGCTTTACCGCGACATGGCGGACCCGCACGTGTACAGCGAGCGGTTTATCGTCGAGTCCTGGCTCGACTACCTGCGCCAGCAAGCCCGGGTAACCCGCGCCGACCATGGCCAGGAGCGCCTGCTGGCGCACTTTCGGCGCGAAGCCCTGCAACCTCGGCGGCTGATTTACCAACCGCCCACGTGA
- a CDS encoding fumarylacetoacetate hydrolase family protein produces MRVARVEVDGRAFWALLEAETSRLRPINAPFAQWAGLRGPAALQALDLGEQRLPLAAARLLPPLEPGGRVFGVGLNYLSHLKRLGSEAPAHPLAYIKPESALVGAEDDIHYPPLTRQLDYEVELVAVVGRPLLDELRASHCLLGYTVGNDISARDAGKQIGRLDLLTQKAMDRTTPVGPWIVTPDELGVRGQPALNMQLHVNDELRQQDNTRHMIFPLDELLNYLDARISLRPGDLVFTGSSHGVGLESGRFLQPGDQVHAQISGIGRLRNTIGAPRRLNAARAKGRLGQPLVP; encoded by the coding sequence ATGCGCGTGGCACGGGTGGAGGTTGATGGCCGGGCCTTCTGGGCATTGCTGGAAGCGGAAACCAGCCGGCTGCGGCCCATCAACGCGCCATTTGCCCAGTGGGCCGGGTTGCGCGGGCCGGCTGCGCTGCAAGCGCTTGATCTGGGCGAGCAGCGCCTGCCCCTGGCCGCGGCGCGCCTGCTCCCGCCGCTGGAACCAGGCGGCCGGGTATTCGGCGTGGGCCTGAATTACCTGAGCCACCTCAAGCGCCTGGGCAGCGAGGCGCCGGCCCATCCGTTGGCCTACATCAAGCCTGAATCGGCGCTGGTCGGGGCCGAGGACGACATCCATTACCCGCCGCTGACCCGCCAACTGGACTACGAAGTGGAACTGGTCGCGGTGGTGGGCCGCCCGTTGCTCGACGAACTGCGGGCCAGCCACTGCCTGCTGGGCTACACGGTGGGCAATGACATCAGCGCGCGGGACGCCGGCAAGCAGATCGGCCGCCTGGACCTGCTGACCCAGAAAGCCATGGACCGCACCACGCCGGTCGGTCCGTGGATCGTTACCCCGGACGAGTTGGGCGTGCGCGGGCAGCCAGCGTTGAACATGCAACTGCATGTCAACGACGAACTGCGCCAGCAGGACAACACCCGGCACATGATCTTCCCCTTGGATGAGCTGCTCAATTACCTGGATGCACGCATCAGCCTGCGCCCAGGCGACTTGGTGTTTACCGGTTCCAGCCACGGCGTGGGGCTGGAGAGCGGGCGGTTTTTGCAGCCCGGTGACCAGGTCCACGCGCAGATCAGCGGCATCGGCCGCTTGCGCAACACCATTGGCGCCCCGCGGCGCTTGAATGCCGCGCGGGCGAAGGGCCGCCTGGGCCAACCGCTGGTCCCTTGA
- a CDS encoding VOC family protein — protein MDIIGIGYMGFETPHLQAWREYGPQVMGFGIGKNPESDPDSLYFRIDDRRHRFAFHPGKVDRIAYIGWEAVGRMAFEAGIKKLEAANVEYSRGDAQFCELRGVREVVRFRDPVGYRHELFYGQKWLPRSFQPGRPHSGFLADERGAGHVVLITPDYTPELENFLLNVMGFSWYGAGAGKGRTGFFRSKLNHHTSHDIAYGHGPGRMGVQHVGLFVRNVRDVGETYDIVRQRELPMMMTLGQHAQDPHLSFYHFNPSGFAFETIAEIEPWQGDPYELNPEKLSLWGHEMVGPILGASVKTPEEVLDADYLPTYLAKR, from the coding sequence GTGGACATCATCGGTATCGGCTACATGGGCTTCGAGACCCCGCACCTGCAAGCGTGGCGCGAGTATGGTCCGCAGGTGATGGGCTTCGGCATCGGCAAGAACCCCGAAAGTGACCCCGACTCGCTGTATTTCAGGATTGACGATCGCCGCCATCGCTTTGCCTTTCACCCAGGCAAGGTCGACCGTATTGCCTACATCGGCTGGGAAGCCGTGGGCCGCATGGCGTTCGAGGCGGGCATCAAGAAGCTGGAAGCCGCCAACGTCGAGTACAGCCGCGGCGACGCGCAGTTCTGCGAGCTGCGCGGGGTTCGCGAAGTGGTGCGTTTTCGCGACCCCGTGGGCTACCGCCACGAACTGTTCTATGGGCAGAAATGGCTGCCGCGCTCCTTCCAGCCCGGGCGCCCGCACAGTGGCTTTCTGGCCGATGAGCGCGGCGCCGGCCACGTGGTGCTGATCACCCCGGACTACACCCCGGAACTGGAAAACTTTTTGCTCAACGTCATGGGCTTCAGTTGGTATGGGGCGGGGGCGGGCAAGGGCCGCACCGGGTTTTTCCGCTCCAAGCTCAACCACCACACCAGCCACGACATCGCTTATGGCCACGGCCCCGGCCGGATGGGCGTGCAACATGTCGGGTTGTTTGTGCGCAACGTGCGCGACGTGGGCGAAACCTACGACATCGTCCGCCAGCGCGAACTGCCGATGATGATGACCTTGGGCCAACATGCCCAGGACCCGCACCTGTCGTTCTACCATTTCAACCCCTCGGGCTTTGCTTTCGAAACCATTGCCGAAATCGAGCCGTGGCAGGGCGATCCCTACGAGTTGAACCCGGAAAAACTCAGCCTGTGGGGGCACGAGATGGTCGGGCCGATACTGGGCGCCAGCGTCAAGACGCCTGAAGAAGTGCTCGACGCCGACTACCTGCCCACCTACCTGGCCAAACGCTGA
- a CDS encoding SDR family NAD(P)-dependent oxidoreductase, translating into MGRLNNKVALITGTGGGQGRAAALRFAREGAIVVGCDFVAAGHEETAALMQAEGFTLYGSAPVDLGDHEQAKAWIEAAVAEHGRIDVLYNNASAARFGLVSELSIEDWHYTLRNEIDLLFYTTKYAWHHLAEQRGVIINVSSTAAWGGSKAAGISAHSAAKGAVVSFTRQVAVEGAPFGIRAVSVSPGFVATPGTRPFLEDPKLRAMLLDGVLMDRPGEPEEVVALAVFLASDEASFVTGSDFVIDGGLLAV; encoded by the coding sequence ATGGGACGATTGAACAACAAGGTGGCCTTGATCACCGGCACCGGCGGCGGCCAAGGGCGCGCGGCAGCACTGCGGTTCGCCCGCGAAGGGGCGATAGTGGTGGGGTGTGACTTCGTTGCCGCAGGCCACGAAGAGACTGCGGCGCTGATGCAGGCCGAAGGCTTCACCCTGTACGGCAGCGCGCCGGTTGACCTGGGCGACCACGAGCAGGCCAAGGCCTGGATCGAGGCCGCGGTGGCCGAGCATGGGCGTATCGACGTGCTCTACAACAACGCCTCGGCGGCGCGTTTCGGGCTGGTCAGCGAGCTGTCGATCGAGGATTGGCACTACACCCTGCGCAACGAGATCGACCTGCTGTTCTATACGACCAAGTACGCCTGGCATCACCTGGCCGAACAGCGCGGGGTGATCATCAACGTGTCGTCCACTGCCGCCTGGGGCGGCTCGAAAGCGGCCGGTATCAGCGCGCATTCGGCGGCCAAGGGCGCGGTGGTGTCCTTTACCCGGCAAGTGGCCGTGGAAGGCGCGCCGTTCGGCATTCGTGCGGTCAGCGTAAGCCCCGGCTTCGTCGCCACGCCCGGCACCCGGCCGTTCCTGGAAGACCCCAAACTGCGCGCCATGCTGCTGGACGGCGTGCTGATGGATCGCCCCGGCGAGCCCGAGGAGGTGGTGGCGCTTGCGGTGTTTTTGGCCAGCGACGAGGCGTCTTTCGTCACCGGCTCAGACTTTGTCATCGACGGTGGCCTATTGGCGGTCTAG
- a CDS encoding ferredoxin, protein MSSEPVQFIAVADRSRCCGYGLCAAICPSVYKLDADGLVYFDDPRVPPELEEEAREGAAACPAEAIWLEPVAAHDAV, encoded by the coding sequence ATGAGTTCAGAACCCGTGCAATTCATCGCGGTGGCAGACCGCAGCCGCTGCTGTGGCTACGGCCTGTGCGCCGCCATCTGCCCCAGTGTCTACAAGCTCGATGCCGATGGCCTGGTGTACTTCGACGACCCCCGTGTGCCACCGGAGCTGGAAGAGGAGGCCCGCGAAGGCGCGGCGGCTTGCCCGGCAGAAGCCATCTGGCTGGAACCGGTCGCCGCGCACGACGCCGTCTGA
- a CDS encoding MFS transporter: MQPSKNEAAIDFREFRQGWRILVLSLAGVAISINAALLYGFGTLVVPLRNAFGWTPGELQACITFLFGGAVVSLQLVGWFNLRFGIKRVTIVSLLLLSLGYLATTQLTSSIWSMYLAFALLPIVGMGALAVTWTQLLSLWFDRNRGLALAIGLSGTGVTAAIIPRLLAWGIEQWDWRAAFVILALLNLLVLLPLIVFWFKLPTAASNGNAAGELAALPGMGFREAMGSLKFWTCNLALSLVISSIVGMVTSTIPMLQARGLSAGDAATVFSGFGLSLIFGRLLIGYLLDRLWPPAVSAISLLLPAIGCFIYLNTTTEIAPLILAAVLVGFGAGAEFDIAAFLVARYFGLREYGRLFGVHQGLNTVASALAPLLFAMLLARTGSYTAMLLYSAACCVIGPLLLLTLGRVPRFAAHALPTHS, from the coding sequence ATGCAGCCTTCGAAAAACGAAGCGGCCATCGATTTCCGTGAATTTCGCCAAGGCTGGCGGATCCTGGTCCTGTCATTGGCCGGCGTCGCCATCAGCATCAACGCCGCCTTGCTGTATGGCTTCGGGACTTTGGTGGTGCCGTTGCGCAACGCCTTTGGCTGGACACCAGGTGAGCTGCAGGCGTGCATTACCTTTCTGTTCGGCGGCGCGGTGGTGTCGCTGCAGCTGGTGGGCTGGTTCAACCTGCGCTTTGGGATCAAGCGGGTCACGATCGTTTCCCTGTTGCTGCTGTCACTCGGCTACCTGGCCACCACCCAATTGACCTCCTCGATCTGGTCGATGTACCTGGCCTTCGCGCTGCTGCCGATCGTCGGCATGGGCGCCCTGGCGGTCACCTGGACCCAACTGCTGAGCCTGTGGTTCGACCGCAACCGCGGGCTGGCCCTGGCCATCGGGCTGTCGGGCACCGGCGTGACCGCCGCCATCATTCCCCGGCTGTTGGCCTGGGGCATTGAACAGTGGGACTGGCGCGCCGCCTTCGTGATCCTGGCGCTGCTCAACCTGTTGGTGCTACTGCCGCTGATCGTGTTCTGGTTCAAGTTGCCCACGGCGGCCAGCAACGGCAACGCCGCCGGCGAGCTGGCCGCCCTGCCCGGCATGGGCTTTCGCGAAGCCATGGGCTCGCTGAAGTTCTGGACCTGCAACCTGGCGCTCAGCCTGGTGATTTCCTCGATCGTGGGCATGGTCACCAGCACCATCCCCATGCTGCAGGCCAGGGGCCTGTCGGCCGGCGACGCAGCCACGGTGTTCAGCGGCTTCGGCCTTTCGCTGATTTTTGGCCGGTTGCTGATTGGCTACCTGCTGGACCGCCTGTGGCCGCCGGCCGTGTCCGCAATCAGCCTGCTGTTGCCAGCCATCGGCTGCTTTATCTATTTGAACACAACCACCGAAATCGCCCCATTGATACTGGCAGCCGTACTGGTGGGCTTTGGTGCGGGCGCAGAGTTCGACATCGCCGCGTTCCTGGTCGCCCGGTACTTCGGCCTGCGTGAATACGGGCGCCTGTTTGGCGTGCACCAGGGCCTCAATACCGTGGCGTCGGCCCTGGCCCCGCTGTTGTTCGCCATGCTGCTGGCCCGTACCGGCTCCTACACCGCCATGTTGCTGTACAGCGCCGCCTGCTGCGTGATCGGCCCGCTGCTGCTACTGACCCTGGGGCGAGTGCCGCGCTTTGCCGCGCACGCACTGCCCACCCACTCCTGA
- a CDS encoding 2Fe-2S iron-sulfur cluster-binding protein — translation MPTLTFIEHNGTEHQVTGSIGQSVMQAATFASVPGIPADCGGACSCATCHAYVDDAWLGTVGQAQSPETDMLEYAFERQDNSRLCCQLTISEDMDGMVLRLPSSQF, via the coding sequence ATGCCCACATTGACGTTTATTGAACACAACGGCACCGAGCACCAGGTCACGGGCAGCATCGGCCAATCGGTGATGCAGGCAGCCACCTTTGCCTCGGTGCCCGGCATCCCCGCCGACTGCGGCGGCGCCTGCAGCTGCGCCACTTGCCACGCCTATGTCGACGACGCCTGGCTGGGCACGGTGGGCCAGGCCCAAAGCCCGGAAACCGACATGCTGGAATACGCCTTCGAGCGCCAGGACAACAGCCGCCTGTGCTGCCAGCTGACCATCAGCGAAGACATGGACGGCATGGTGCTGCGCCTGCCGTCCTCGCAATTCTGA
- a CDS encoding NAD(P)/FAD-dependent oxidoreductase — MTLASVVIVGAGQAGFQVATSLRQEGYEGRITLVGDEPGLPYQRPPLSKAYLLGKIQDSNLLFRPQAFYVTQRIDLLHDQATAIDRLNRRVLLASGDALGYDHLVLATGAHNRPLPVPGADLPQVFGIKTKADADALAPLAKAARNVVVVGAGFIGLEFAAVAAAQGATVHVLELGERPMARAVSQEMSALFRQAHEAWGVRFDFRQGLSRIDSDNGKVCAVHTQDGRSLPADLVVFGIGVIPNAQLATEAGLAIENGIKVDANLLTSDPLISALGDVASFPCLQNDEQHTRLESVQNAVDQARAVAARLMGKPAPYGALPWFWTDQGDLKLQIAGLSTGYDSSVVLGSAADRQLSVLCFRNDRLVAVESCNRMGDHMAARKILARAPRLTAVQAAAEGFDLKAWEAANRE; from the coding sequence ATGACCCTCGCCTCTGTCGTTATCGTCGGTGCCGGCCAGGCCGGCTTTCAAGTGGCCACCTCGCTGCGCCAGGAAGGCTATGAAGGCCGCATTACCCTGGTGGGCGACGAACCAGGCCTGCCCTACCAGCGCCCGCCGTTGTCCAAGGCCTACCTGCTGGGCAAGATCCAGGACAGTAACCTGTTGTTCCGCCCGCAGGCGTTCTACGTCACCCAGCGCATCGACCTGCTGCATGACCAGGCCACCGCCATCGATCGGCTGAACCGCCGCGTGCTGCTGGCTTCAGGTGATGCGCTGGGCTACGACCACCTGGTGCTGGCCACTGGGGCCCACAACCGGCCGTTGCCGGTGCCCGGCGCAGACCTGCCGCAGGTGTTTGGCATCAAGACCAAGGCCGACGCTGATGCACTGGCGCCGCTGGCCAAGGCGGCGCGCAACGTGGTGGTGGTGGGCGCAGGCTTTATCGGCCTGGAATTCGCCGCTGTCGCCGCAGCCCAAGGTGCGACCGTGCATGTGCTGGAGCTGGGCGAGCGGCCCATGGCCCGCGCCGTGTCGCAGGAAATGTCGGCGCTGTTTCGCCAGGCCCACGAAGCCTGGGGCGTGCGTTTTGATTTTCGCCAGGGCCTGAGCCGCATCGACAGTGACAACGGCAAGGTCTGCGCCGTGCACACCCAAGACGGGCGCAGCCTGCCAGCGGACCTGGTGGTGTTCGGTATCGGCGTGATTCCCAACGCGCAACTGGCGACCGAAGCGGGCCTGGCCATCGAGAACGGCATCAAGGTGGACGCCAACCTGCTCACCAGCGACCCGTTGATTAGCGCCCTGGGCGACGTGGCCAGCTTCCCGTGCCTGCAGAACGATGAACAGCACACCCGGCTCGAGTCGGTGCAAAACGCCGTGGATCAAGCCCGCGCCGTGGCGGCGCGCCTGATGGGCAAGCCAGCACCCTACGGCGCCCTGCCCTGGTTCTGGACCGACCAGGGCGACCTCAAGCTGCAGATTGCCGGGCTCTCGACGGGCTACGACAGCAGCGTGGTACTGGGCTCGGCAGCCGACCGGCAACTGTCCGTATTGTGCTTTCGCAATGACCGGCTGGTGGCGGTGGAGTCCTGCAACCGCATGGGCGACCACATGGCCGCGCGCAAGATCCTCGCCCGCGCGCCCCGCCTGACTGCCGTACAAGCGGCCGCCGAGGGTTTCGACCTCAAGGCCTGGGAAGCGGCCAACCGCGAATGA
- a CDS encoding oxidoreductase, giving the protein MNKTWFITGAARGLGAAIAHAALAAGDNVVVSGRRLEALQGNFADYGERVLSVALDVSDPAQALTAVEHAVAHFGRIDVLVNNAGYGQLAPFEDNFASDADRQFATNVFGVFNVCRAVLPVMRRQRSGRVFNVSSMGGILGMGGAALYCASKFAVEGFSESLAQEVAMFGIKVTLVEPGVFNTDFLDPSSAVFGARALEDYAAFTDKVRGASAAYNHKQTGNPAKLGAALVHLANHPEPPLRYLAGSDAYRQVRDKLTDMLAHSEQWRELSASTDGM; this is encoded by the coding sequence ATGAACAAGACCTGGTTTATTACCGGTGCCGCCCGCGGGCTGGGCGCCGCCATCGCCCATGCTGCCCTGGCCGCAGGCGACAACGTGGTGGTCAGTGGCCGGCGCCTAGAGGCGCTGCAAGGCAACTTTGCCGATTACGGCGAGCGCGTGCTGTCGGTGGCCCTGGATGTCAGTGACCCAGCCCAGGCCCTCACGGCCGTGGAACACGCCGTGGCGCACTTCGGGCGCATCGACGTGCTGGTCAACAACGCCGGTTATGGCCAGTTGGCGCCCTTCGAGGACAATTTTGCCAGCGATGCCGACAGGCAATTCGCCACCAATGTTTTCGGCGTATTCAACGTGTGCCGCGCCGTGCTGCCGGTGATGCGCCGGCAGCGCAGCGGGCGGGTGTTCAATGTGTCGTCGATGGGCGGGATCCTGGGCATGGGCGGCGCCGCGCTGTACTGCGCGTCGAAGTTTGCCGTGGAGGGGTTTTCCGAGTCGCTGGCCCAGGAAGTGGCCATGTTCGGCATCAAGGTCACGCTGGTGGAACCGGGCGTGTTCAACACCGACTTCCTGGACCCAAGTTCCGCAGTGTTTGGCGCAAGGGCGCTTGAGGACTACGCCGCGTTCACGGACAAAGTCCGGGGCGCCTCGGCCGCCTACAACCACAAGCAGACCGGCAACCCGGCAAAGCTGGGCGCAGCCCTGGTGCACCTGGCCAATCACCCGGAGCCGCCACTGCGCTACCTCGCAGGCTCTGACGCCTACCGGCAGGTACGCGACAAACTCACCGACATGCTCGCGCACAGTGAACAATGGCGCGAGCTGTCGGCTTCAACCGACGGTATGTGA
- a CDS encoding nuclear transport factor 2 family protein: protein MSMDRMAIERFLHGQIDCWNKGDKQGFFDHYKSVSANGLDIEYVGRPPQEDAWQVLEGMWAAQQPKIRVEVRQCIINGNEAACHHLNALREQEGGIETIELYQFGEGTLSVRYFIDL from the coding sequence ATGAGCATGGACAGAATGGCAATCGAACGTTTCCTGCACGGTCAGATCGACTGCTGGAACAAGGGCGACAAGCAGGGGTTTTTTGACCACTACAAAAGTGTCTCGGCCAACGGCCTGGACATCGAGTACGTCGGCCGGCCGCCGCAAGAGGACGCGTGGCAAGTGCTGGAGGGCATGTGGGCGGCGCAGCAGCCGAAGATTCGCGTCGAGGTGCGCCAGTGCATCATCAATGGCAACGAGGCCGCCTGCCACCACCTCAATGCCCTCCGTGAACAGGAGGGCGGTATCGAGACCATCGAGTTGTATCAGTTCGGCGAGGGCACGCTGTCGGTGCGCTACTTCATCGACCTGTAG
- a CDS encoding MFS transporter, which yields MTTDTRGTKAPGGSDFSEFRRGWRVVLLGLFGICTSITAALLYAFGTLVIPLEQAFGWSRGDLQASITFLFAGVAISTQLVGWLYRRHGLRRVAIFSIVLQIIGYFAITRIQGSIGWLYLAFFAMPIVCAGTIAITWTQLVNLWFERNRGLALAIILCGTGLMAMILPPLLSRLIAAYGWQAGFYALGAMPLLFTLPLTLCWLRLPGQPAGAQPAKQDAPVQLSGMSFKQALRSRMYWGFNVALILSVSLTVGMVTNIVPMLQSKGLSPQQAAQVFSTFGISIIAGRLLVGYLLDRYSPSKVAAASLALPALGCAIFYFSAGQSTPLLVLATLCIGASAGAEFDLAAFLMARYFGLRDYARIFGLHLCLITIVSGLVPMLFGHLYDVYGSYSAVLACCFCCAIIGPALLLWLRMEPAFLARQYPWQQQQPT from the coding sequence ATGACCACTGACACACGCGGTACCAAGGCCCCTGGCGGCAGCGATTTTTCCGAGTTCCGGCGCGGCTGGCGCGTGGTGCTGCTGGGGCTGTTCGGCATCTGCACCAGCATTACCGCCGCGCTGTTGTACGCCTTTGGCACCCTGGTGATCCCGCTGGAACAGGCCTTCGGCTGGAGCCGCGGCGATCTGCAGGCCAGCATCACCTTCCTGTTCGCCGGCGTCGCGATCTCCACGCAACTGGTCGGCTGGCTGTACCGCCGCCATGGCCTGCGCCGGGTGGCGATCTTCTCGATCGTGCTGCAAATTATCGGCTACTTCGCGATCACCCGCATCCAGGGCTCGATCGGCTGGTTGTACCTGGCGTTTTTTGCCATGCCCATCGTGTGCGCCGGCACCATCGCCATCACCTGGACCCAACTGGTCAACCTGTGGTTCGAGCGCAACCGCGGCCTGGCGCTGGCGATCATCCTCTGTGGCACCGGCCTCATGGCAATGATTTTGCCGCCGCTGTTGTCGCGGCTGATCGCCGCCTACGGCTGGCAGGCCGGGTTCTATGCCCTGGGGGCGATGCCGTTGCTGTTTACCTTGCCCCTGACGTTATGCTGGTTGCGCCTGCCGGGCCAGCCTGCCGGGGCTCAACCGGCCAAACAGGACGCCCCCGTGCAACTGTCCGGCATGAGTTTCAAGCAGGCGTTGCGCAGCCGCATGTACTGGGGCTTCAACGTGGCGCTGATCCTGTCGGTGTCGTTGACCGTCGGCATGGTCACCAACATCGTGCCGATGCTGCAAAGCAAGGGCCTGAGCCCGCAGCAGGCGGCGCAAGTGTTCAGCACCTTTGGCATTTCGATCATTGCCGGCCGGTTGCTGGTAGGTTACCTGCTGGACCGCTATTCGCCTTCCAAGGTGGCAGCGGCGAGCCTGGCATTGCCCGCGCTGGGTTGCGCCATTTTCTACTTCAGTGCGGGCCAAAGCACCCCTCTGCTGGTGCTCGCCACCTTGTGCATCGGTGCCAGTGCCGGCGCCGAGTTCGACCTGGCGGCGTTCCTGATGGCGCGCTATTTCGGTCTTCGCGATTACGCACGCATCTTTGGCCTGCACCTGTGCCTGATCACCATCGTTTCCGGGTTGGTACCGATGCTTTTTGGTCACCTATACGATGTCTACGGCAGCTATTCGGCGGTGCTGGCGTGCTGTTTCTGCTGCGCCATCATTGGCCCGGCCCTGTTGCTGTGGCTGAGGATGGAGCCGGCGTTCCTGGCGCGCCAATATCCGTGGCAACAGCAGCAACCCACTTGA
- a CDS encoding SDR family NAD(P)-dependent oxidoreductase — MKFSNKVVLVTGAGRGMGRAIALAYAREGAKVVVSARTASHGEHTVAQIQALGAQACLVGGDIADREAIRSMVQGAVEHFGTLDIVVHCAADTSHGLMAEMADDTFDHIVRSNIQSLFWLAKDCAPYLSLATDKGRLIFISSGEANRKYTPRLIAYGASKAFMNAFARGLAVEFGALNILVNVVEPGLIGTDHMLETLGNELPHQLAAHFPVGRLGESADIANAVLFLTSNEASYITGTSLLVDGGATMIALPKVEDILKGH; from the coding sequence ATGAAGTTTTCCAACAAAGTAGTTTTGGTCACCGGTGCCGGGCGCGGCATGGGCCGGGCCATCGCGCTGGCCTATGCCCGCGAAGGTGCCAAGGTGGTGGTTTCGGCCCGCACCGCCAGCCATGGCGAGCACACCGTGGCGCAGATCCAGGCCCTGGGCGCCCAGGCGTGCCTGGTAGGCGGCGACATTGCCGACCGCGAGGCGATCAGGTCGATGGTGCAAGGCGCTGTCGAGCATTTCGGCACGCTGGACATCGTCGTGCATTGCGCTGCCGATACCAGCCACGGGTTGATGGCCGAAATGGCCGATGACACCTTTGATCACATCGTGCGCAGCAATATCCAGTCGCTGTTCTGGCTGGCCAAGGACTGCGCGCCGTACCTGTCCCTAGCCACCGACAAAGGCCGGCTGATCTTTATCTCCTCCGGCGAAGCCAACCGCAAGTACACGCCCCGGCTGATCGCCTATGGCGCCAGCAAGGCGTTCATGAACGCCTTTGCCCGTGGCCTGGCGGTGGAGTTTGGCGCCTTGAACATCCTGGTCAACGTGGTGGAGCCCGGCTTGATCGGCACCGATCACATGCTCGAAACCCTGGGCAACGAGTTGCCTCATCAGTTGGCCGCGCACTTCCCGGTAGGGCGGTTGGGCGAGTCGGCCGACATTGCCAACGCAGTGCTGTTTTTGACCTCCAACGAGGCGTCCTATATCACCGGCACCTCGCTGCTGGTGGACGGCGGCGCGACCATGATCGCGCTGCCCAAGGTCGAAGACATCCTCAAGGGCCATTAA